In the genome of Vicinamibacterales bacterium, the window ATCGTTGGCGACGACCATCACCTCGCGGCCGCTGACCCGGCCGATGCCGGTGACAAGACCAGCCGACGGCGCCTCGCCACGGTACATACCCCAGGCGGCAAGCGCAGACAACTCGAGCCACGGCGATTCGACGTCGAGGAGGCGCTCCACGCGCTCCCGCACGGGCAGCTTGCCCTGCTCGCGATGACGAGCCAGGGCCCGTTCGCCGCCGCCAGCGCGTGCGGTCGCCATGCGCTCGCGCAGCTCCGCGACGAGCCCCTCGAGGTGCGCCCGGTTGGTCCGGTACAGGTCGGAATCGGTCCGCAGGCGAGTCTCAATGACATCCATTCCTACGCCGCCTCCAGATTAGGTGGAACACCCAGCTCCTCATTATTTCAGAATTCGGCCGGATTTGGACCGTACTAAAACCGAACAGCCTGTCAGCCCATTGACATATTGGCCAATGAGTGTATGTTTTTCTGATTGCCAGAGCTGATATCGCACTCCTGTTCAGAGAGCGGATCCTGCTCGAGGTGAGAAGGCATGAGCGTGAAGAGAAAGAAACGCGTCCTCGTGATTGACGATGAACCATCGATGACCGAGTGGCTCAAGGTGTTGTTGGAGCACGAGGGCTACGAGGTTCGCACGGCGCTGATAGGAGCCCGGGGAGATGAGATCTTCCGGAGCTGGCACCCTGATGCGGTGCTGACGGACATGGTCCTGCCGGACGTGGACGGCCTCGAGTTGCTGCAGCGGTTCAAGGAATTGCAGCCGGAAACCGAGGTCGTGGTGATTTCCGGGCACGCGACGATCTCCAAGGCCGTTGACGCCATCAAGGCCGGCGCGTCGTATTTCCTCGAGAAACCGATCGACGCCGACGGCATCCTCGCGCTCCTCGGCAAGGCCATCGAGCGGAAGGACCTGCAGGCCGAGAACATCCAGCTCAAGCAGAAGCTGCAAGACAAGTTCAAGTTCGCGAACATCATCGGCAAGAGCAAGAAGATGCAGGACCTCTTCGAGCTCATCGAGAACGTGGCCGGCAGCGACGCGAACATCCTGATTCAGGGCGAGAACGGGACGGGCAAGGAGCTGATTGCCAACGCCATCCACTACAACAGCAAGCACGCCAAGGGACCGTTCATCAAGATCAACTGCGCGGCGATCCCGAAGGACCTGATCGAATCCGAGCTGTTCGGGTACAAGAAGGGGTCGTTCACCGGCGCGACGATGGACAAGGAAGGCCTGCTCGAGATGGCCGAGGGTGGCTCGCTGCTGCTCGATGAGATTGGCGAGATGCCGCCGTACCTGCAGACCAAGCTGCTGCGCGTGCTGCAGGAGCGCGAGTACCGGCCGATCGGCAGCGACCGGATCGTCCATGTGGACTTTCGCCTGGTCTGTGCGACGAACATCGATCTCGACATGGCGCTGCGCGAGGGGAAACTCCGCGAGGACCTCTATTTCCGCATCAACACCATCGCGCTGAAGGTGCCGCCGCTCCGGGAGCGCACCGAGGACATTCCGCTGCTCTGCGAGCATTTTCTCGAGAAATTCTGTCTGCGCTACCAGAAGACGGTGCGAGGGTTCTCTCCGGCCGCCTATCACGTGCTCATCCGCAACCGCTGGCCCGGCAACGTCCGCGAGTTGGAGAATGCCATCGAGCGGGGCGTCCTGGTCACCAAGGGGACCGAGATCGTGCCGAGCGACCTGCCCGAATCGCTCCGCGAGGAAACCAGCACGCCGGCCGAGTTCGTCTTCCCGCCGCACTGGACGCTGGCCGAGATCGAGAAGCGGGCCATCATGCAGACCCTCCAGCGGACGAACTGGAACAAGCAGGAAGCAGCCGCGATCCTCGGCTTGTACCGGCCGACGCTCTACAGCAAGATGAAGAAGCACGAGATCCGGGACATGGGCCGCGCCGCCCGACAACAGGCGGCCGCGGAGGGGTAGGTAGGGAGGAAGGATGAAGGAGGAAGGATGAAGGATGAAGGAGGAAGGAGGAGGGTGGAAACAGGAAGGATGAAGGAGGAAGGATGAAGGCTGGACGGGGCTGGGCCGCCTGGCGTCTGCCGTTTCGCGCGCTCGCCGACTGGGTGCGCCTCGTGGGACGTGCCTTCTGGCGCGGGTCCGTGGCCTTCTACAACGGCGACGACCTGACCTATGCCGCGTCGGTGGCATACTACGGCCTCCTGTCGCTGTTCCCCTTCTGCCTGCTGGCCTTCTCGATTCTCGCCGGCGTGACGTCCGACGTCGAACGGCGCGCCTCCATCGTTACGTTCCTGCTGCAGTACTTTCCCACGCACTTCGACTTCCTGAGCGCGCAACTCGACGCGCTGCAGCAGATGCGCGTGAGGCTCGGCATTGGCGGCGCCATCGCCCTCACCTGGGCTGCGCTCGGGGTGTTCAGCGCGATCAGCTCAGCAGTCAACCATGCATGGGGCGTCGAGACGCAACGCAGTTACCTCAAGCACAAGCTGTTCTCCTTCTTCATGCTGGTCGCCGCCGGCGCCGTCCTGGCCGTGGCGCTCCTGCTCCTCAGCGCCTTTCAGATCGTGCATGCGACGTGGTCATCGGAGGTCGTCTCGCGATTTCCAACCCTGAGCGTGCTGGGCAGCCTCGTCGTGCGGTACGCGACCATGCTGCTGCTCATGGTTGTCGTCGGGCTGATCTATTACTTCGTGCCGAACACGATGGTACGATTCCGCGATGTGTGGCCGGGCGCCATCCTCACCGGGTTGCTGTGGCAGGGGGCGCTCGAGGGATTCTCGGTCTACCTGCACGACATGAGTCGCTTCAGGCTCATCCATGGTTCCGTCGCGGCTGTGGTTGTCTTCCTCGTCTGGGTCTACACCTCGGCAGTCATCCTTCTGTACGGCGTGCAGTTCACCGCCGCGTATGCACGACTGCTGCGCGCCCGCGCCGACGCCACTCACGTCGCTCCAGTCTCCTGAATCCCGAATCCTGAACCCTGTCTTTGGCCTCCTCTGGCATCTGCCTGGTGACTTCAACCCCCTGCCCCGGACCCCCTCCTCCTGTTACGATGGACGTGGGTGGGTTCCCACGCATGAACAGACTGGCGAGCGAGAAGAGTCCGTATCTCCTCCAGCACGCGGACAATCCCGTGCACTGGTATTCCTGGGGCGATGAGGCGTTCGAGGCGGCGCGTCGGGAGGACCGGCCGATCTTCCTGTCGGTCGGCTACTCGACCTGTCACTGGTGCCACGTGATGGCACACGAGTCGTTCGAGAGCGACCGCGTCGCCGAGGTGCTGAACGGCAGGTTCGTGGCGATCAAGGTCGATCGCGAGGAGCGTCCGGACGTGGACCGGATGTACATGGCCTTCGTGCAGGCAACCACCGGCGGTGGTGGCTGGCCGATGAGCGTCTGGCTGACGCCGGACCTGCAACCGTTCTACGGCGGCACCTATTTCCCGCCGACGTCACGGTGGGGCCGTCCCGGGTTCATCGACATCCTGCTCGAACTCGACCGGCTCTGGCACGACGACCGCGACCGGGTGCTGCAAGCGGCCGCTGGCAACGTCGCCCACCTGTTGCAAGCAGCCACGATCCGCGGCGAGGACCACGTCCCGGGAGTGGAGACGTTGGCAGACGCCGCCCAGGAGCTTCTCGACAGCTACGACCACCGGTTCGGTGGCTTCGGAAGCCCGCCGAAGTTCCCGCGGCCGGCCGAGTCGCTGTTTCTGCTCCGCGAGTTCAAGCGGACGCGCAACCGCGCGGCGCTCGATGCGGTGACGCACACCCTCACGGCGATGGCGGCCGGTGGGATGCGCGATCAGGTGGGCGGCGGCTTCCACCGGTATTCCGTTGACGGACAGTGGCGGGTGCCGCACTTCGAGAAGATGCTGTACGACCAGGCCCAACTGGTGCTCGTGTATCTGGAGGCGGCGCAGGCGAGCGGCGATCGCACGTTCCTCCACGTGGCCGAGGACACGCTGCGGTACGTGCAGCGCGACCTCACCGACAGCGCGGGTGGGTTCTACTCCGCGGAGGACGCGGACAGCGTGCCGCCCGACCAAGCCGCCGGGCACAAGGCTGAGGGCGCGTTCTACCTGTGGTCGGCCGACGAGATCGACCAGCGACTGGGTCGCGACGCGCCGCTGTTCCGCGCGGCATATGGCGTCGGTTCCGACGGCAACGCGCTGAACGATCCCCAGGGTGAATTCACAGGCCGCAACATCCTGTACCAGGCACGGCCCGTCGAGGCACTCGCTGCCGAGTTCAACCGATCGGTTGTCGAGGTGCGGGAGGCCATCGAACGGTTCCGTCGGACGCTGCTGGCCGTCCGCAGCGCGCGACCCCGGCCACAGCTCGACGACAAGGTGCTGACGGCGTGGAACGGCCTGATGATCGCCGCCTTCGCACGAGGCGCCCGGGTGACCGAGGCCTTCGCCTCGAAGCGTGTCGAACACGCCGGGCAGATGGAGACCGCAGAGCCAGGATCACCGTGGACCACTTATCTGCTGAGCGCCCAGCGTGCCGCATCGTTCATCCGCGAGAGGATGTGGGAGCCATCGACCGGCCGCCTCCTGCGCCGTTATCGCGACGGCGAGGCGGCCATCGATGCCTATGCCGAAGACTACGCCTGCCTGGTGCTCGGTCTGCTGGAACTCTTCCAGGCTGACGGTGATCCGGCATGGCTCGATTGGGCCGTGCGGCTGCAGCGGCGCCAGGACGAAGGGTTCGGGGACGCCGAGTTCGGCGGCTGGTTCGGGACGACGGGGCGCGACGCCTCGGTGCACATCAGGCAGAAGGAGGCTTACGACGGGGCAGAGCCCTCGGCAAGCTCAGTGAGCGTGCAGAACCTCACCGTCCTTTCACACCTCGCCCCAGACGCCCTCGACGCGGCTGGTGCGATCGATCGAACGTTCCGCCTGTTCGCGTCGCGACTTCGCTTTGCGTCGCGGTCCGTGCCGATGATGCTGGCGGCGCTGTCTGCGTGGCACGCGGGTGTGTCAGAGGTCGTGGTCGTTGGCCGCCAGTCCGATGCAGCCACACGCGGTCTGCTCGCTGTCGTCAACCGGGCATTCCTCCCATTTGCCGTGGTCGCTCCGGTCGGCGAGAGCGGACGGGACGAACTCGCTCGGGTGGCGCCGGCGCTCGCGGGACACGCCATGCGCAACGGTCGT includes:
- a CDS encoding sigma-54 dependent transcriptional regulator, whose translation is MSVKRKKRVLVIDDEPSMTEWLKVLLEHEGYEVRTALIGARGDEIFRSWHPDAVLTDMVLPDVDGLELLQRFKELQPETEVVVISGHATISKAVDAIKAGASYFLEKPIDADGILALLGKAIERKDLQAENIQLKQKLQDKFKFANIIGKSKKMQDLFELIENVAGSDANILIQGENGTGKELIANAIHYNSKHAKGPFIKINCAAIPKDLIESELFGYKKGSFTGATMDKEGLLEMAEGGSLLLDEIGEMPPYLQTKLLRVLQEREYRPIGSDRIVHVDFRLVCATNIDLDMALREGKLREDLYFRINTIALKVPPLRERTEDIPLLCEHFLEKFCLRYQKTVRGFSPAAYHVLIRNRWPGNVRELENAIERGVLVTKGTEIVPSDLPESLREETSTPAEFVFPPHWTLAEIEKRAIMQTLQRTNWNKQEAAAILGLYRPTLYSKMKKHEIRDMGRAARQQAAAEG
- a CDS encoding YihY/virulence factor BrkB family protein, yielding MKAGRGWAAWRLPFRALADWVRLVGRAFWRGSVAFYNGDDLTYAASVAYYGLLSLFPFCLLAFSILAGVTSDVERRASIVTFLLQYFPTHFDFLSAQLDALQQMRVRLGIGGAIALTWAALGVFSAISSAVNHAWGVETQRSYLKHKLFSFFMLVAAGAVLAVALLLLSAFQIVHATWSSEVVSRFPTLSVLGSLVVRYATMLLLMVVVGLIYYFVPNTMVRFRDVWPGAILTGLLWQGALEGFSVYLHDMSRFRLIHGSVAAVVVFLVWVYTSAVILLYGVQFTAAYARLLRARADATHVAPVS
- a CDS encoding thioredoxin domain-containing protein, with amino-acid sequence MNRLASEKSPYLLQHADNPVHWYSWGDEAFEAARREDRPIFLSVGYSTCHWCHVMAHESFESDRVAEVLNGRFVAIKVDREERPDVDRMYMAFVQATTGGGGWPMSVWLTPDLQPFYGGTYFPPTSRWGRPGFIDILLELDRLWHDDRDRVLQAAAGNVAHLLQAATIRGEDHVPGVETLADAAQELLDSYDHRFGGFGSPPKFPRPAESLFLLREFKRTRNRAALDAVTHTLTAMAAGGMRDQVGGGFHRYSVDGQWRVPHFEKMLYDQAQLVLVYLEAAQASGDRTFLHVAEDTLRYVQRDLTDSAGGFYSAEDADSVPPDQAAGHKAEGAFYLWSADEIDQRLGRDAPLFRAAYGVGSDGNALNDPQGEFTGRNILYQARPVEALAAEFNRSVVEVREAIERFRRTLLAVRSARPRPQLDDKVLTAWNGLMIAAFARGARVTEAFASKRVEHAGQMETAEPGSPWTTYLLSAQRAASFIRERMWEPSTGRLLRRYRDGEAAIDAYAEDYACLVLGLLELFQADGDPAWLDWAVRLQRRQDEGFGDAEFGGWFGTTGRDASVHIRQKEAYDGAEPSASSVSVQNLTVLSHLAPDALDAAGAIDRTFRLFASRLRFASRSVPMMLAALSAWHAGVSEVVVVGRQSDAATRGLLAVVNRAFLPFAVVAPVGESGRDELARVAPALAGHAMRNGRPTAYVCQNFACQTPTTEPEELARQLG